One genomic region from Spirosoma sp. KCTC 42546 encodes:
- a CDS encoding PAS domain S-box protein — protein sequence MPKKNSMHKSAQKNAKVKKGLVLSTLSITDFENLPVGIIVCTPLIDDNGAIVNLIITYCNPFASALLSIDSSRKKALFLDESPYLKSLLNPACTVMETGIPFSVESYEPKNGNWITSSINRTNERCIIYLQDNTAKKKNENNLQRRLQLESIISEISSRLINIKPAKLDAYITKSLGLIGVYTGADRAYLFNYSIDGYFMNCAYEWCAEGIEPFQKQFQHVPTNRFPWWHQKIANEEIILITSLDDLPTSAAPEKESLRAQDIQSLLVVPMMFDNKLVGYIGFDTVRKQRHWDKNDIDLLTTFSGLIVTTTERVSREQLLQRTNDRLEGINRISKALKRSSLLDEQPDQIALKYMHEMIPCEMGIVFRIDQDGQFAYAENRMRKGKWESLPRIRVLAKYLYYDTLSNGQEVLLNKLQPTGFPADFNPYKWGHRSFLAIPLFAQHQYVGILVLLDKSPDFFTQESVFIAREVADQLSILLFQEEVNLQLTRQADKLNENNQFLQAVIDNIPAGLALWQPIRRNGSIVDFTYLLINPVSAAITGLSQEELVGQSYISLFPHVLKNGLFDKLVRRAESGKTQRFQFMDKLPAGDFWGDFSLVWVGDNLLLTINDITHLKQIEEQLRQTNIGLEKRVADRTAEIQQLSAMQRAILKYAGLAIAVSDTTGVIQLVNPALEALIGYKADELIGKVTLGALRDPEIHQQQIDQLKPEMDNSSLNGEELIAAYLRENDFLQRENTLLTKEGKRIRVLSTSSGLYDDQGKLIGFVDLATDISTLKAIEQELKQANQRIQLATLAGKLGIWEWNLGTNELVLDTNFFTLFGMAKKLEGNRMSDFERLVHPDDLPLLYQHIQQAIKEQTPLDVEFRVILPKSKSIHYVKADGLVLQNEPGRTDRIIGVIRDQTATKRADQALKESETQYRSLVNHLKEVVFQINTEGHWIYLNPAWQEVMGFSVSESLGKPFLDFVFPDDRAHNQELCELLLARKKKYCEHVIRYIHKDGGYRWIEVFAQVTQDQDNQITGIAGTLTDITGRKEAEVALLESEQRFRDIAENVDEIFWIRDINEPRFIYMNLAYEKFSGQNRQLLYENPFLFLHFILEEDRQKVMDFFLHKDPDLDFQFRARHQDGSIRHLGVRLFTVKNENNIVTRRIGVATDITTTIEKELILNESLKKERNLNVLKSQFITTASHEFRTPLATISSSVELVKHYIDKIDELSSKPVINKHIENIYQKVFLLNDLIADTLTISKIDEGKIAFHPELTNLASLCETIVKSYFGDRLDNRFVDFIVNGNPVDILIDKKLMEHILTNLLANAFKFSTKNPTLNLSFQKKLVCIFIKDEGIGIPKKDMPNLFGKFFRASNANTFQGTGLGLAICQEYIALQNGRIEVDSTEGVGTTFKVTFSLVP from the coding sequence ATGCCTAAAAAGAATTCGATGCATAAATCCGCACAAAAAAACGCAAAGGTAAAGAAGGGGTTAGTATTATCTACGTTGTCCATAACGGATTTTGAGAATTTGCCAGTCGGCATTATCGTATGTACTCCCCTGATAGATGATAACGGGGCTATTGTAAATTTAATTATTACCTATTGTAATCCATTTGCCTCAGCCTTACTTTCTATTGATTCGTCCAGAAAAAAAGCTCTTTTTCTGGACGAATCGCCTTACTTGAAATCACTTTTGAATCCAGCCTGTACTGTAATGGAAACGGGCATACCTTTTTCTGTAGAATCCTACGAGCCAAAAAACGGAAACTGGATAACGAGTTCAATTAATCGAACTAATGAACGCTGTATTATCTATTTACAGGATAATACAGCCAAAAAGAAGAATGAAAATAATTTACAGCGCAGACTACAGCTTGAATCTATTATTTCAGAAATATCCAGCCGTTTAATTAATATCAAACCTGCTAAGCTAGATGCCTATATTACTAAGTCATTGGGCCTGATCGGTGTATATACTGGTGCAGATCGAGCCTATCTCTTTAATTACTCGATAGATGGTTATTTTATGAATTGTGCCTACGAATGGTGTGCTGAAGGTATCGAGCCATTCCAGAAACAATTTCAACATGTACCCACGAATCGCTTCCCCTGGTGGCATCAGAAAATTGCAAACGAGGAAATTATTCTGATAACATCACTTGATGATTTACCGACCAGTGCCGCTCCTGAGAAAGAGAGTCTGAGGGCACAGGACATTCAATCATTACTGGTCGTGCCTATGATGTTCGACAATAAACTCGTTGGCTATATTGGGTTTGATACGGTTCGAAAACAGCGGCACTGGGATAAAAATGACATTGACTTATTGACTACTTTTTCTGGCTTGATTGTAACGACTACGGAGCGGGTTAGCCGTGAACAACTCCTGCAACGCACGAACGATCGGCTTGAGGGGATAAACCGAATTAGTAAAGCTCTGAAGAGAAGTAGTTTATTGGATGAACAGCCTGATCAGATTGCATTGAAATACATGCATGAAATGATTCCCTGTGAAATGGGAATTGTTTTTCGTATTGATCAGGATGGCCAGTTTGCATACGCAGAAAATAGAATGCGGAAAGGGAAATGGGAGTCATTGCCAAGAATCCGTGTTCTGGCTAAATATCTTTACTATGATACACTGTCAAACGGCCAGGAGGTTCTGTTAAATAAGTTACAACCAACTGGCTTTCCCGCCGATTTTAACCCTTACAAATGGGGTCATCGTTCTTTTTTGGCAATTCCGCTGTTTGCTCAACATCAATACGTTGGGATACTGGTGTTGCTCGACAAATCGCCTGATTTTTTTACCCAGGAATCTGTATTTATAGCCCGTGAGGTTGCCGATCAGTTATCCATATTATTATTCCAGGAAGAGGTAAATCTGCAGCTAACCAGGCAGGCCGATAAACTAAACGAAAATAACCAGTTTTTACAGGCTGTAATCGATAATATTCCTGCTGGATTAGCCCTGTGGCAGCCAATCCGCAGAAATGGATCCATTGTCGATTTTACATATTTATTAATCAATCCGGTAAGTGCAGCCATTACGGGGTTAAGCCAGGAAGAACTAGTTGGGCAATCCTATATTAGTCTGTTCCCACATGTTCTCAAAAATGGGCTATTTGATAAATTAGTCAGACGGGCAGAATCGGGAAAAACCCAACGTTTCCAGTTTATGGACAAACTGCCTGCGGGCGACTTCTGGGGTGATTTCTCACTGGTTTGGGTTGGAGACAACCTGTTACTGACCATAAATGATATCACGCACCTTAAACAGATTGAGGAACAGCTTCGACAAACAAACATTGGTTTAGAAAAGCGGGTAGCCGATCGAACAGCCGAAATTCAACAGCTTTCTGCCATGCAGCGGGCTATTCTGAAGTACGCCGGTCTGGCCATTGCGGTGAGTGATACAACTGGCGTCATCCAGCTTGTTAATCCGGCTCTTGAAGCCCTCATCGGCTACAAAGCCGATGAATTGATCGGGAAAGTAACCCTTGGCGCGCTTAGGGACCCCGAAATCCATCAACAGCAAATCGATCAGTTGAAGCCCGAAATGGACAACTCATCCCTGAATGGGGAAGAGCTAATTGCGGCTTATTTACGAGAGAATGATTTTCTACAGCGAGAGAATACCCTTTTAACTAAAGAGGGTAAACGTATACGGGTACTGTCAACTTCCAGCGGGCTCTATGATGACCAGGGTAAGCTGATCGGCTTTGTTGATTTAGCCACAGATATATCTACGCTAAAAGCTATTGAACAGGAGCTGAAACAGGCCAATCAGCGTATTCAACTGGCAACTTTAGCTGGTAAACTGGGCATTTGGGAGTGGAATTTAGGTACGAACGAGCTTGTACTTGATACGAATTTTTTCACCCTATTCGGCATGGCAAAAAAGCTTGAAGGCAATCGAATGAGTGATTTTGAGCGCCTGGTTCACCCCGACGATTTGCCATTGCTTTATCAACATATACAACAAGCCATTAAAGAACAAACCCCGCTAGATGTTGAATTTAGAGTTATTTTACCTAAAAGTAAGTCGATCCATTATGTAAAAGCGGACGGTTTAGTTCTTCAAAATGAACCAGGAAGAACGGACCGTATAATTGGGGTAATTCGCGATCAAACAGCCACGAAACGAGCGGATCAGGCCCTGAAAGAAAGCGAAACACAATATCGCTCGTTGGTTAACCACCTTAAAGAGGTTGTCTTTCAAATCAACACAGAAGGCCATTGGATTTATTTAAACCCTGCCTGGCAGGAGGTAATGGGCTTCAGTGTCAGTGAATCACTGGGTAAACCGTTTCTGGATTTCGTATTTCCAGATGATCGGGCGCATAATCAGGAACTATGTGAGCTGCTGCTAGCTCGTAAAAAAAAGTATTGCGAGCATGTTATTCGATATATTCATAAAGATGGGGGGTACCGGTGGATCGAAGTGTTTGCTCAGGTAACACAGGATCAGGACAATCAAATTACGGGAATAGCCGGAACGCTGACAGATATTACAGGCCGTAAAGAAGCAGAGGTAGCTCTTTTAGAAAGTGAGCAGCGGTTTCGTGATATTGCAGAAAATGTGGACGAGATATTTTGGATCCGAGACATTAATGAGCCCAGATTTATTTATATGAATCTGGCTTACGAAAAATTCAGCGGGCAAAATCGCCAGCTCTTGTACGAAAACCCATTTCTATTTTTACATTTTATCCTGGAAGAAGACCGGCAGAAAGTGATGGATTTCTTTCTGCATAAAGATCCAGACCTGGACTTTCAGTTCCGGGCCAGGCATCAGGACGGAAGTATTCGTCATTTAGGTGTTCGACTATTTACTGTCAAAAATGAAAATAACATCGTAACTCGCCGAATCGGAGTTGCTACAGATATTACTACGACTATTGAAAAAGAATTAATTCTGAACGAATCATTAAAAAAAGAACGAAATTTAAATGTACTTAAGTCTCAATTTATAACAACCGCATCGCATGAGTTCAGAACGCCATTAGCCACCATTAGTTCAAGTGTAGAATTGGTAAAACATTATATTGATAAAATAGACGAACTATCTTCGAAACCCGTAATTAATAAACATATTGAAAATATTTATCAAAAAGTTTTTCTACTCAACGATCTTATAGCGGATACACTAACAATCAGTAAGATAGATGAAGGTAAAATAGCATTTCATCCAGAATTGACAAATTTGGCGAGCCTTTGTGAAACTATTGTAAAATCTTACTTTGGCGATCGGCTGGATAATCGTTTTGTAGACTTTATAGTCAATGGCAATCCGGTAGACATCCTGATCGATAAAAAACTGATGGAGCATATTCTTACCAATCTTCTGGCTAATGCCTTTAAATTTTCGACAAAAAACCCGACCCTAAACCTTTCTTTTCAAAAGAAACTAGTCTGCATTTTTATTAAAGATGAAGGAATTGGCATACCTAAAAAAGACATGCCTAACTTATTTGGTAAATTCTTCAGGGCTAGTAATGCCAATACCTTCCAGGGAACAGGACTTGGTTTGGCTATCTGTCAGGAATATATAGCCTTGCAGAATGGCCGTATTGAGGTGGACAGTACAGAAGGAGTAGGAACAACCTTCAAGGTTACCTTTTCACTCGTACCCTGA